From the genome of Segatella hominis, one region includes:
- a CDS encoding DUF4296 domain-containing protein encodes MKSLNKAFWGIFLGISFLASIASCKPSVPGEYLSEKEMENVLYDFHIAEAMANDNSRQDGGAAMITYREAVFKKHGITAAEFDSSMVYYMRHTKLLHDIYVNLGDRLTAEAQAMGADVSDLNSLGNMVSSDTANIWKGPSAMVLSTYKPYNYYSFEVPVDTSFHKGDKLMLNFQAQFLFQEGMRDGVAMLAVTFKNDSVAYSNSRMSSSQSYSIQVEDRDSLGIKSVKGYFLLNVGDFGGAESYTTMKLMFVHHIRLVKLRMKPQPMGNQNVAGDSANARNGGPNAPGNPGSGSTPGSVSGSSAGSPSGSSVSPVSGRSLPLRPQLSGPGGSAVPPDRLQKIEVK; translated from the coding sequence ATGAAATCATTGAATAAAGCATTTTGGGGTATATTCTTGGGTATCAGCTTCTTGGCAAGCATTGCTTCTTGTAAGCCTTCGGTGCCGGGAGAGTATCTTTCCGAGAAGGAGATGGAGAATGTGCTCTACGACTTTCATATTGCTGAGGCGATGGCCAACGATAATTCCCGCCAGGATGGAGGTGCAGCGATGATTACTTATCGAGAGGCTGTTTTCAAGAAACATGGCATTACGGCTGCTGAGTTTGATTCGTCGATGGTCTATTATATGCGCCATACGAAACTGCTCCACGACATCTATGTGAATTTGGGCGACCGGCTTACTGCTGAGGCGCAGGCGATGGGTGCTGACGTCAGTGATTTGAACAGTCTGGGCAATATGGTTTCCAGCGATACTGCCAATATCTGGAAGGGTCCTTCTGCGATGGTGCTCAGTACTTACAAGCCTTACAACTATTATAGTTTTGAGGTGCCGGTGGATACTTCGTTCCATAAGGGCGATAAGTTGATGCTCAATTTCCAGGCGCAGTTCCTCTTCCAGGAGGGTATGCGCGATGGTGTGGCGATGCTTGCCGTCACCTTCAAGAACGACAGTGTGGCTTACAGCAATTCCCGTATGTCCAGTTCGCAGAGTTATTCTATTCAGGTGGAAGACCGCGACAGTTTGGGCATCAAGAGTGTGAAGGGATATTTCCTCCTGAACGTGGGCGATTTCGGTGGTGCAGAATCCTATACCACCATGAAGCTGATGTTCGTACATCATATCAGGCTCGTGAAGCTTCGCATGAAACCGCAGCCGATGGGAAATCAGAATGTAGCAGGGGATTCTGCCAATGCTCGAAATGGGGGGCCTAATGCTCCGGGGAATCCAGGTTCTGGATCAACTCCTGGTTCGGTTTCAGGCTCATCTGCTGGTTCTCCATCAGGTTCATCGGTTTCTCCTGTATCAGGCCGTTCTCTTCCTCTTCGTCCTCAATTATCCGGTCCTGGCGGTTCTGCCGTTCCGCCAGACAGACTTCAGAAGATAGAAGTGAAATGA
- a CDS encoding lipoprotein signal peptidase, translating into MKENKKVKTGWLVTAMVVILLIIDQIIKLYIKTHFCLGESVRVTDWFYIEFVENNGMAWGMSFIGKFWLSLLRLVAICVLFWYLRRIIQRGTHRKLYIYLVALVLTGAIGNMLDSIFYGLIFTASSTEYVSYMVPFGTGYAGVLMGKVVDMFRFPFFTYTWPDWVPFFGGQHGTFFDPVFNFADSCVSVGVISLLLFCRKELEQLGGGKKENEQEKE; encoded by the coding sequence ATGAAAGAAAATAAAAAGGTAAAGACAGGCTGGCTCGTCACGGCAATGGTAGTGATTCTCTTGATTATCGACCAGATTATCAAGCTCTATATCAAAACCCATTTTTGCCTTGGCGAGTCGGTTCGTGTTACAGATTGGTTTTATATTGAGTTCGTCGAGAATAATGGTATGGCATGGGGCATGTCGTTCATCGGCAAGTTCTGGCTCAGTCTGTTGAGGCTTGTTGCCATCTGTGTGCTGTTCTGGTATCTGCGCCGCATCATTCAGCGCGGAACCCACCGCAAACTGTACATCTATCTCGTGGCATTGGTACTGACGGGTGCCATCGGCAATATGCTGGACTCCATCTTCTACGGTCTCATCTTCACGGCTTCATCCACCGAATATGTTTCCTATATGGTGCCTTTCGGAACGGGTTATGCTGGTGTGCTGATGGGCAAGGTGGTGGATATGTTCCGCTTCCCATTCTTCACTTATACGTGGCCAGACTGGGTGCCTTTCTTTGGAGGGCAGCATGGTACTTTCTTCGACCCGGTATTCAATTTCGCTGATTCCTGCGTTTCTGTAGGTGTCATCTCGCTCCTACTTTTCTGTCGTAAGGAACTGGAACAGTTGGGAGGAGGAAAGAAGGAAAATGAACAAGAAAAGGAATAA
- a CDS encoding TraR/DksA family transcriptional regulator: protein MANEKLRYSDEELEEFRAIIEEKLKVARLNYKEMMAQLNHSDSNDIVDTSPTYKALEEGSEAQSKEEIIQMAQRQQKFIKGLEAALVRIENKTYGIDRETGELIPKERLRAVPHATLSVASKEARNRK, encoded by the coding sequence ATGGCTAACGAAAAACTACGTTATAGCGACGAGGAGCTCGAGGAGTTCCGCGCTATTATTGAAGAGAAATTGAAAGTGGCTCGTTTGAACTACAAGGAGATGATGGCTCAGCTGAATCATTCCGACAGTAATGATATCGTAGATACATCACCTACCTACAAGGCTCTCGAAGAGGGTAGTGAGGCCCAGAGTAAGGAAGAGATCATACAGATGGCACAGCGCCAGCAGAAATTCATCAAGGGTTTGGAGGCAGCGCTGGTCCGTATCGAAAACAAGACTTATGGTATCGACCGTGAAACTGGTGAGCTGATTCCTAAAGAGCGTCTTCGTGCTGTTCCTCATGCCACATTGAGTGTAGCTTCCAAGGAGGCAAGAAATCGTAAATAA